The DNA region GAGTACTGCCCGGCCGTCGTCCTGCGGCACTACACGGAGCTGTCGCGCATCTTGGGCCGCATCCACACCACCATCTAccgccggcccggccagggcgcgccgcgctccgGCCGcagcctcatcgccgccgtccaggccaTCATGACGGCCCTCTCGCGCTGGCATCGCGAGCTACCCGAGGGCCTGCGCTtcgagcccgcccgcctgcgcttCAGCCGCGAgagcgtcggcgccctcgcccactACTACCAGTGTATCAACATGGCGGTGCGCCCGCTGCTATTCCACGTCGTGCAGCGTCGCCTGCgggccggcgagcgcggcgactgGCGCGAGGGgctgtcgccgacgacggtccgcgtcgtcgacatgtgcgtcggcgcggcccaGGACGTGGTCAATATGATGGCCAttgccgcccagcgcgacATGGTCGGTGAGTCTCTGCTGCTTCTACTCCCCCCAAACTTTTTTGGCCCCGACTGACATGACGAGGGAATTACGTAGCCACGTATGGCTAcatggacggcgagcacATCTTCTCGGCCACCATCGTGCTCGTCATGGTCTGCGCCGCGTTCCCGCCCGATcccgcgagcgcggccgccaccgacaccGGCCTGGGGCTCCTGCGCGCCATGGGCGAGCGCGGCAACAGCCACATGGGGGCGCGAtacgagctgctcgccggcctgcactcgccgctgccgcaggcacagccggccgtggccttgggcgtcgacgccccagccttccccgtcgtcagcaacagcgccctcgacgagcccctgcacgacgacatggacctGCGCCTCTGGGAAGAGGGCTTCGCGTACCCGGCCATGGACCTCGACCTGGACCTGCCGGGCAGCATGAGCCTGTCGGATTTCATGTACGGTGTGGGTGAGACATGACGAGGCGTGCCCGTCCAGTGCTGGGTTCGCATGGTGCGTGCGTGGACGCGACAGTCGCGAGCACCTTGCAGCAGATATCACACACAGCATGCGTTCATTTGGCAATCACAGCAAATACACACGAGGCGTGGAGCCAACACCCGCGAGCTTGAATTTGTTCCATCTGAGGGAAGATCGTCCAGGCTGGACGTGGCAGCCATGTACCTACATAGGTAGTGTGCCCTTGCTCGCGCGCAGTGTTGACGGCATGCAAGCATCCGTCCATGATGAGGGCCTTATAGTAATACTATAACTCTGCGCTGTTCCACGACAGCCTCGCTCCCCCTACCCCATGAGGGTGGGTCCGATAAAGTTCAGGTCCAGGCTCTCATAGTCCCACAGGCTGGCCAGATCGCCCAGGTCCTGCTGCGTGATGTCGCCAAACTCGACCGCCTGGTAGGGGTTTGCCTCGTGGTACGCCGGATAGCccatggccacgggcgccgacgtcggtACGAAGCCGTGCGCCGTCGACACGGGGTATCCCGGCCCCGAAGTCATGACGccgggcatcggcgccgtaggggcgagcgccatggcgccggcgtaCGGGTACGGCCCGGTAACGGGCGCGctgggagcagcagcattcGGCCTGGCCAGTTTCCTAGATTCTTGCGGCCGCGCTCGCAAtatggctggcggcgagggcaacggCACCGGAGGTTTGGGGCTGCGCGTGACGCGCTGCGAGACGCGGACCAGGACCTCGTACGACGTCCTGGCCGCCTTGGTGACTGTGTTGAGGCGTCGTAGCTTgtcgacggcatcatcgATAGCGCCGAGGATCTCTTCGCGCCGCGggatgctgccgtcgtcgtcgtgcatCAGCGACGAGCAcagcacggccgccgtgtcAAAGATGCAGAACAGCACCCAGTGAAACTTGGCATCACGAGGGTAAACGTGGTCGAAGAAGCCGTGCAGAGCACCCACAAGGCGTAATGCGTAGTCAAGCCCGTCGCTGCGGATGCTGAGCTCcactggcggcgacgatgcggacATGTGCCGAGTTAGGTATGCACGGAACGGGTCGAGCATCATCGAGTAGGTCATGGTACGCAAGTAGTGGCGGTGCAGCACGATCCAGCGCCGCTGCGCGTCGGCACTCGTGTCGGGGTTCTTGAGGTCGTAAGCTGGGGGGAATGTATAAGTCCAATCGTCGATAAGGCGCCGGTACTCCTGCACGTCATCAGGGCTAGCGACGTTCTTGATCGAACCAAAGCGGTGAGAGAGCCGCATGATAATCTCCGACTGCAGTCTCATGTGCAGCAATGGTGAGGGCGAGTACCCCTCGAGCTTGAGACTCGGGTGTCCGACGTCGCAGTCGGTGCGGTCTATTAGCAGGGGGCGCGAGAGCAACGACGATATTTGCCTGACCGGGTCAGCCAACGGAGGCCTATTGTGACTTCGGTGGAGGGGAAACACGCACCAGTCCCAGGCGTTGAGGATGCACCACACCCGTCTCCGCATCTCGCGATCAAACTCAGACATGTGGCCGGCGAAGGTCTCGTGGTGGAGTTCTGGTCGGGTCAGCGAGCGTCCGCGCCGTGGGGGCCTTAAAGCGCAGAACGTACCCAGCTCCTGGGCCTCGCGGATCGCCGTGCTCAGGACATGCCAGCACTCGATGAAGCGCGCCTCCGACTTGTACCAGTAGCACGAGTGCAACAGAGATTGAACATTGAGAAGGTGATTGTGGCCAACGGGAATGACGCTGTGCAGCTCGCGGTAGGCATTATGGTAGGCCTCGGTCAGACGCTGTATCGACTCGCCAAGGTCAGACTCGAGCTTCTGTTGCAGCTCAGGGTCGGTGTACTGCGCAGAGCAGGCACAAACGACTAGCAGCAGGCATGTCCAGTGCAGTTCgagcggccggccgtcggaGCGCAACGCCCACCAGTTGCGGTACTCGTCGAGGAAGGAAGGCGGATAGATGATGTAGTAATGGTAGTTAACGTTATTGAGGAAGTTTTGGACGAGTGAGTCTGGCGAGTGTCAGCACAGGACTCAAAGGGGGAGAGACCAGAGGCGTCGCTCACCCGTGTacggtcgcggcggcagcacctgaagggcgcgggcgagctgcggACACGATCCGGCATCCATGTAGTattgccgctgctgcctcgcGGTCGTCTTGGATCTCCGCTGGCAGCGGTGTCAGCCGAAGCGTCTGAACCGACCATGGCAATGAGACTTAcctcctggccgaggccagagAAGAGGTGAGACGCCGTGTACCCCAGGGCCTCGAAGCCGCTGTCCGCGTCATCCCATGGGTTCGTGTCGGTGgagtcggtgtcgtcgttgctgtgCTGGCGTTTGCGCGACTCGCCCGGCCGGTCTGGGCTGGCGTGGCCACCGAAGCGGCACTTGTCGGCGACCTTGCGTTTCTGACAGTGATTGCAGGGCCATTCGCGATTGCACTGAGGCGAGGGAAGGGGTCAGTgagacgcaggcggcgagaaAAGACGGACGGGACGCAACGCGCCTTTTGCTTGCGACGCTGGCATTCTGTGCATGCGGAGCGGCTGTAGCCTTCCTTGGGGCTCTCGCccatgctggcggcggcggcggcggcggcggcggtgtcgtcctcgtcgtggctgcggcgggggagAAGAGGGGAGCGGGGGGGGCCGCTCGGGCTTCAGAGCCCCAGGGCTcagggcgagcggcggcggcggcggcggcggaggaggaggaggacgagtgCCTCGCGAGGCTCATgcgcagcatcgacgacggaTCTCGTCTGCGTGGGCCTGGAACTGTGAGGGCGGGCGGAACGAGGGCGCAGCGGCACGCGCGAGTCGAAACGGTATGGCATGGCGTGGGTGCAGGATAGCGAGCGGAGGATCGATGTCAAGGTCGCCCGTgacggagggggcggcgggtggaggGTTCGGGGCTGTCACCCGGGCGTGGAGGGTTTTGTGGAGGGCCGCCGGAGGcggtactaggtagttatGGAGATACCTTTATTCGCGCGCGCCTTTGGAGGCACATAAGCCATTCCAGTTGAGCGTCACCCCGCTGGCCGCGTCCGTTTGCCgtgtctgtctctctctgttGGAGGGCAGC from Purpureocillium takamizusanense chromosome 3, complete sequence includes:
- a CDS encoding uncharacterized protein (TransMembrane:1 (o465-484i)~EggNog:ENOG503P19N~COG:L), which encodes MGESPKEGYSRSACTECQRRKQKCNREWPCNHCQKRKVADKCRFGGHASPDRPGESRKRQHSNDDTDSTDTNPWDDADSGFEALGYTASHLFSGLGQERRSKTTARQQRQYYMDAGSCPQLARALQVLPPRPYTDSLVQNFLNNVNYHYYIIYPPSFLDEYRNWWALRSDGRPLELHWTCLLLVVCACSAQYTDPELQQKLESDLGESIQRLTEAYHNAYRELHSVIPVGHNHLLNVQSLLHSCYWYKSEARFIECWHVLSTAIREAQELELHHETFAGHMSEFDREMRRRVWCILNAWDWQISSLLSRPLLIDRTDCDVGHPSLKLEGYSPSPLLHMRLQSEIIMRLSHRFGSIKNVASPDDVQEYRRLIDDWTYTFPPAYDLKNPDTSADAQRRWIVLHRHYLRTMTYSMMLDPFRAYLTRHMSASSPPVELSIRSDGLDYALRLVGALHGFFDHVYPRDAKFHWVLFCIFDTAAVLCSSLMHDDDGSIPRREEILGAIDDAVDKLRRLNTVTKAARTSYEVLVRVSQRVTRSPKPPVPLPSPPAILRARPQESRKLARPNAAAPSAPVTGPYPYAGAMALAPTAPMPGVMTSGPGYPVSTAHGFVPTSAPVAMGYPAYHEANPYQAVEFGDITQQDLGDLASLWDYESLDLNFIGPTLMG